A single bacterium HR17 DNA region contains:
- the DmdB gene encoding 2,3-dimethylmalate dehydratase small subunit, with translation MQTVFQGRAHKFGDNIDTDIIIPARYLVTTDPAELAKHCMEAIAPDFSQRAQPGDIIVAGENFGCGSSREHAPLAIKGLGISCVIAKSFARIFYRNAFNIGLPVLECPEAAEDIGDGDTVEVDIETGVIRNLTTGRTYQAMPIPEFMRQILQAGGLINYVRHKLGVAP, from the coding sequence ATGCAGACGGTCTTTCAGGGCAGAGCCCACAAATTCGGCGACAACATTGACACCGACATTATCATCCCCGCTCGCTACTTGGTGACGACGGACCCGGCGGAGTTAGCAAAGCACTGCATGGAAGCCATCGCCCCAGATTTTTCGCAACGGGCACAGCCAGGTGACATCATCGTGGCGGGCGAAAATTTTGGCTGCGGTTCGTCACGGGAACATGCCCCCCTCGCGATCAAAGGCTTGGGCATCAGTTGCGTCATTGCCAAAAGTTTCGCCCGCATCTTTTACCGCAACGCTTTCAACATCGGACTGCCCGTGCTGGAGTGCCCGGAAGCAGCGGAGGACATCGGCGACGGCGACACCGTGGAAGTGGACATTGAGACAGGCGTCATCCGCAACCTGACGACAGGGCGCACTTACCAAGCCATGCCCATTCCCGAGTTTATGCGCCAGATCTTGCAAGCAGGTGGGCTCATCAACTATGTCCGACATAAATTGGGCGTAGCGCCTTAG
- the glyQ gene encoding Glycine--tRNA ligase alpha subunit, which produces MTFQDLLMALQRFWAEQGCLIVQPFDMEVGAGTMHPATALRVLGPEPWNVAYVQPSRRPTDGRYGENPNRLQHYYQFQVIMKPAPSDIQDIYLESLRRLGINPEEHDIRFVEDDWESPTLGAAGVGWEVWLDGMEITQFTYFQQMGGVELNPVSVEITYGPERIAMYLQGVDSVFDLEWAHGVTYGELHKRTEYEGSIYNFELADTDMLFQLFDLFEREAERILGAGLVFPAFEYTLKCSHTFNLLDSRGALSVMERTRYIKRVQRLARQCAEAYLRLREELGYPLLQGAAFARQ; this is translated from the coding sequence AGCCTTTTGACATGGAAGTTGGGGCGGGGACGATGCACCCGGCGACGGCACTGCGGGTGCTTGGTCCTGAGCCGTGGAATGTGGCGTATGTGCAGCCGTCGCGGCGCCCGACGGACGGGCGTTACGGTGAAAACCCCAATCGGCTGCAGCACTACTATCAGTTTCAGGTCATCATGAAGCCAGCCCCGAGTGACATTCAGGACATTTACCTTGAAAGTTTGCGGCGGTTGGGCATCAACCCCGAAGAGCACGATATCCGCTTTGTGGAAGACGATTGGGAGTCTCCGACCTTAGGTGCTGCGGGTGTCGGTTGGGAAGTGTGGCTGGACGGGATGGAAATCACCCAGTTCACCTACTTCCAGCAAATGGGCGGCGTTGAACTCAACCCCGTCAGTGTGGAAATCACCTACGGACCCGAGCGCATCGCGATGTATCTGCAAGGCGTGGACAGCGTGTTTGACTTGGAGTGGGCGCACGGGGTCACCTACGGTGAACTGCACAAACGCACCGAATACGAGGGCAGCATTTACAACTTTGAACTGGCGGACACAGATATGCTTTTTCAGCTGTTTGACCTGTTTGAGCGGGAAGCGGAACGGATCTTGGGTGCAGGCTTGGTCTTTCCCGCCTTTGAATACACGCTGAAGTGTTCGCACACTTTCAATTTGCTGGACAGTCGGGGGGCGTTGAGCGTGATGGAACGGACGCGTTACATCAAGCGGGTGCAACGCTTGGCGCGTCAGTGCGCTGAGGCGTATTTGCGGCTGCGGGAAGAGTTGGGCTACCCGCTGCTGCAAGGCGCCGCGTTTGCCCGGCAGTGA
- the ribH gene encoding 6,7-dimethyl-8-ribityllumazine synthase produces MPKVLEGQLTAQGLRFAIVVSRFNSLVTQRLLDGALDTLRRHGADDDAIAVVWVPGSFEIPLVAQRLAESKDYDAVICLGCIIRGDTPHFEYVASEAAKGIAQVALATGVPTIFGIVTADTLEQALERAGAKAGNRGSDAAMTAVEVANLLRQLSGR; encoded by the coding sequence GTGCCGAAAGTGTTGGAAGGGCAATTGACGGCGCAGGGATTGCGGTTTGCGATCGTCGTCAGTCGGTTCAACAGCCTTGTCACGCAACGGTTGTTGGACGGAGCACTGGACACATTGCGCCGTCATGGCGCAGACGACGACGCCATCGCCGTCGTGTGGGTGCCAGGGTCGTTTGAAATCCCGCTGGTCGCCCAGCGACTGGCGGAGAGTAAAGACTACGACGCCGTGATTTGCTTAGGCTGCATCATTCGGGGCGACACGCCGCACTTTGAATATGTCGCCAGCGAGGCGGCAAAAGGGATCGCCCAAGTGGCGCTGGCGACAGGCGTGCCGACGATTTTCGGCATCGTCACAGCGGACACTTTAGAGCAAGCGCTGGAACGCGCAGGGGCAAAAGCGGGCAATCGCGGCTCGGACGCAGCGATGACGGCGGTGGAAGTCGCCAACTTACTGCGGCAACTGAGCGGGCGGTGA
- the ilvC gene encoding Ketol-acid reductoisomerase (NAD(+)) has translation MAVIYYDSDASLTPLEGKTIAVIGYGSQGHAHAQNLRDSGLKVVVGLRRGSKSWERVQQDGLTPMEIPDAVKAADVIALLVPDTEMPALYREHIAPYLKDGAALLFAHGFNIHYRQIVPPTTVDVVMVAPKGPGNLVRQMFVEGKGVPALIAVHQDYTGHAKQLALAYAKGLGATKAGVIETTFAEETETDLFGEQCVLCGGVTELIRAGFETLVEAGYQPEVAYFECLHELKLIVDLIYAQGISGMRYWISDTAKYGDVTRGRRVIGEETRKAMKQILEEIRSGQFAREWILENQAGRPVFHAELTRQSQHLIEQVGARLRQMMAWLQQTQQRVPASQVIKEREPVPVKRQDQEAR, from the coding sequence ATGGCGGTCATCTATTACGACAGCGATGCCAGTTTGACACCGTTGGAGGGTAAAACGATTGCGGTCATTGGCTATGGCAGTCAAGGGCACGCCCACGCCCAAAACTTGCGCGACAGCGGGCTGAAAGTCGTCGTCGGGTTGCGCAGGGGCAGCAAAAGTTGGGAACGGGTACAACAGGACGGTCTGACACCGATGGAAATTCCCGATGCGGTTAAAGCAGCAGATGTGATTGCGTTGTTGGTGCCTGACACCGAAATGCCCGCCCTTTACAGAGAGCACATCGCGCCCTACCTGAAAGACGGCGCGGCGTTGCTGTTTGCGCACGGGTTCAACATCCATTACCGCCAGATCGTCCCGCCTACGACGGTGGATGTCGTCATGGTTGCGCCCAAAGGTCCGGGCAACTTGGTGCGGCAAATGTTCGTGGAGGGCAAAGGTGTGCCCGCGCTTATCGCCGTCCACCAAGACTACACGGGGCATGCCAAACAACTTGCCCTTGCTTACGCCAAAGGTTTGGGGGCGACGAAAGCGGGTGTCATTGAAACGACCTTCGCTGAAGAGACGGAGACGGATTTGTTTGGCGAGCAATGCGTGCTGTGCGGGGGCGTGACGGAACTCATTCGGGCAGGCTTTGAGACGCTGGTGGAAGCAGGCTACCAACCCGAAGTCGCCTACTTTGAGTGCCTGCACGAGCTCAAACTCATCGTGGACTTGATTTACGCGCAAGGCATCAGCGGGATGCGTTATTGGATCAGCGACACCGCCAAGTATGGCGATGTGACGCGGGGGCGACGCGTTATCGGTGAAGAGACACGCAAAGCGATGAAGCAAATCCTTGAGGAAATCCGTAGCGGGCAGTTCGCGCGGGAGTGGATTTTGGAGAACCAAGCGGGGCGTCCCGTCTTCCACGCGGAATTGACCCGCCAAAGCCAGCACTTGATTGAGCAAGTCGGCGCGCGCCTGCGGCAAATGATGGCATGGCTGCAGCAAACACAACAACGCGTCCCTGCCAGCCAAGTCATCAAGGAACGGGAGCCCGTGCCGGTCAAGCGGCAGGACCAAGAGGCACGGTGA